The proteins below come from a single Bactrocera dorsalis isolate Fly_Bdor chromosome 5, ASM2337382v1, whole genome shotgun sequence genomic window:
- the LOC125778755 gene encoding A-kinase anchor protein 14-like produces MFKLNAILAAVCLFAVATSVSAGLLETHHVVHEPVLAKVGSVVHSAPSAVSHQSITQVHSKAVVSPVLAHAVKTTVHSAPVVPVVHAAPVVHAAPVVHAAPVVHSVHSVPVVHSVPVVHSAPVVKSIVSAPLAYTLHH; encoded by the exons atgttcAAGCTT AACGCCATCCTCGCTGCTGTCTGCCTTTTCGCCGTTGCTACATCCGTCAGTGCTGGACTCCTCGAGACCCACCATGTAGTGCATGAGCCAGTGTTGGCTAAGGTCGGCTCGGTGGTCCACAGTGCTCCTTCAGCCGTTTCCCACCAAAGCATCACTCAAGTTCATAGCAAAGCTGTCGTGAGTCCAGTACTTGCCCACGCTGTCAAGACAACCGTACACTCCGCACCCGTCGTTCCAGTAGTCCATGCCGCTCCCGTAGTTCATGCCGCACCTGTAGTTCATGCCGCTCCTGTTGTACATAGCGTACACAGCGTACCAGTCGTCCACTCCGTGCCTGTGGTTCATTCTGCTCCTGTCGTCAAGAGCATTGTTTCGGCTCCACTTGCTTACACTCTCCATCATTAG
- the LOC125778751 gene encoding A-kinase anchor protein 14-like, with the protein MVLYKKAEQIQQNRQFPFNCQPSNQTKLKMFKYVAFFALLAVAAAKPGLLAETHTIVQPAVVAKTAYVDTSASSAITHQSHVNLVRKVPVVPVVHAAPVVHAAPVLKTISAPVVHAAPVVHAAPIVHAAPVVHSVVHTAPLVKTVVSSPLTYSIHH; encoded by the exons AtggttttgtataaaaaggctGAGCAGATCCAACAAAATCGTCAGTTTCCATTTAACTGTCAACCAAGCAACCAAACAAAActcaaaatgttcaaatac GTCGCATTCTTCGCCCTccttgctgttgctgctgccaagCCTGGTCTGCTCGCTGAGACACACACAATCGTTCAACCAGCTGTGGTTGCTAAAACTGCCTATGTCGATACTAGCGCATCCTCGGCCATAACTCACCAGAGCCATGTGAATCTCGTCAGGAAGGTGCCAGTTGTTCCAGTCGTCCACGCCGCACCCGTCGTACATGCCGCCCCCGTCTTGAAGACCATCTCCGCTCCAGTAGTGCACGCTGCTCCTGTGGTCCACGCCGCTCCAATAGTGCATGCTGCCCCAGTTGTACACTCCGTCGTCCACACAGCCCCTCTTGTTAAAACTGTAGTCTCATCTCCTTTGACCTATAGCATCCACCATTAA
- the LOC125778756 gene encoding A-kinase anchor protein 14-like: protein MFKYFALVCVFAVATVSAGLIETHHVVHEPVLAKVGSVVHSAPSAVSHQSITQVHSKAVVSPVLAHAVKTTVHSAPVVPVVHAAPVVHAAPVVHAAPVVHSVHSVPVVHSVPVVHSAPVVKSIVSAPLAYTLHH from the exons ATGTTCAAATAC TTCGCCCTCGTTTgcgtattcgccgtggccaccGTCAGCGCTGGACTCATCGAGACCCACCATGTAGTTCATGAGCCAGTGTTGGCTAAGGTAGGCTCAGTGGTCCACAGTGCTCCTTCAGCCGTTTCGCACCAAAGCATCACTCAAGTTCATAGCAAAGCTGTCGTGAGTCCAGTACTTGCCCACGCTGTCAAGACAACCGTACACTCCGCACCCGTCGTTCCAGTAGTCCACGCTGCTCCTGTAGTCCATGCTGCTCCAGTAGTTCACGCCGCTCCTGTTGTACACAGTGTACACAGCGTACCAGTCGTCCACTCCGTGCCTGTGGTTCATTCTGCTCCTGTCGTCAAGAGCATTGTTTCGGCTCCACTTGCTTACACTCTTCATCATTAG